One genomic region from Bufo bufo chromosome 3, aBufBuf1.1, whole genome shotgun sequence encodes:
- the LOC120996211 gene encoding keratin, type II cytoskeletal-like, whose product MSFQRNYTARSAVPQGGVSSVRISQTRSSSGAGSGFGRAGGFSSSSLSNVGSVRKSSAYNVSSSRGGVGGGSLYGVGSGFGGGFGGGFGGGHVSGPGIHEVTINQSLLTPLNLQIDTSVQNVRKEEREQIKTLNNKFASFIDKVRFLEQQNKVLETKWDLLQNQKSAKTSNVGPMFEAYINNLRRQLDSLLGDKGRLDGELRNMQDSVEDFKNKYEDEINRRTQAENEFVVLKKDVDAAYMNKVEMESKVDALTDEINFLRALYEAELREMQAQISDTSVVLSMDNNRALNLDSIIAEVKSQYEDIAAKSRSEAEAVYQNKFQELQATAGRHGDDLRSTKTEISELNRSIQRLQAEIENVKSQRAKLEDQVAQAEERGELALKDARQKIAELEAALQKAKQDMALQLKDYQELMNVKLALDIEIATYRKLLEGEESRLSGEGVGAVSVSVVNSSSSIGGGSGGGSGYGSGYGSGYSSGYGGGSFGAGSGFGGSSVKFSSGGGSSSAVKGYSVTTSSSRSSQRY is encoded by the exons ATGTCTTTCCAAAGAAACTACACCGCTCGCTCCGCTGTCCCCCAAGGAGGTGTTAGCTCAGTTAGAATCAGCCAGACCCGCTCATCTAGTGGAGCTGGTTCAGGATTTGGAAGGGCAGGAGGCTTCAGCAGTTCAAGCCTATCCAATGTGGGCTCAGTGAGGAAGAGTTCTGCATACAATGTTTCCAGCAGCagaggtggtgttggtggtggctcTCTCTATGGAGTTGGGTCTGGAttcggtggtggctttggaggtgGCTTCGGTGGTGGCCATGTATCTGGACCTGGAATCCATGAAGTGACCATCAACCAAAGCCTTCTGACACCTCTTAACCTGCAGATTGATACCTCAGTTCAAAATGTTAGGAAGGAAGAGAGGGAGCAGATTAAGACCTTGAACAACAAGTTTGCTTCTTTCATTGACAAG GTAAGGTTCCTGGAACAACAAAACAAAGTTCTGGAGACAAAATGGGACCTGCTGCAGAACCAGAAATCTGCTAAGACCAGTAACGTTGGACCAATGTTCGAAGCCTACATTAACAACCTCAGGAGGCAGCTAGACAGCCTGCTCGGCGATAAGGGCAGACTGGATGGTGAACTAAGAAACATGCAAGACTCGGTTGAAGACTTTAAGAACAA GTATGAGGATGAAATCAACAGGCGTACTCAAGCTGAAAATGAATTCGTTGTTCTCAAAAAG GATGTGGATGCTGCCTACATGAACAAAGTAGAAATGGAATCCAAGGTTGATGCTCTGACCGATGAGATCAACTTCCTGAGAGCTCTGTATGAAGCT GAGCTGCGTGAGATGCAGGCACAGATCTCAGACACCTCCGTTGTCCTGTCCATGGACAACAACAGAGCCTTGAACCTGGACAGCATCATCGCTGAAGTTAAGTCTCAGTATGAAGATATTGCTGCCAAGAGCCGCTCTGAGGCTGAGGCCGTGTACCAGAACAAA TTCCAGGAGCTCCAAGCCACAGCTGGACGTCATGGAGATGATCTGCGCTCCACCAAGACTGAGATCTCCGAGCTGAACCGTAGTATCCAAAGACTTCAGGCTGAGATTGAAAACGTGAAGAGCCAG CGTGCTAAACTGGAAGATCAGGTTGCTCAGGCTGAAGAACGCGGTGAATTGGCACTGAAAGATGCCCGTCAGAAAATTGCTGAACTGGAGGCTGCTCTGCAGAAGGCCAAGCAGGACATGGCTCTCCAACTGAAAGACTATCAGGAGCTGATGAATGTCAAACTTGCTCTGGATATTGAGATTGCCACCTACAGAAAACTGCTGGAAGGAGAGGAAAGCAG acTGTCAGGTGAAGGTGTTGGCGCTGTTAGCGTAT CTGTGGTGAACTCAAGCTCTTCaattggaggtggaagtggaggtggaagtggatatGGAAGTGGATATGGAAGTGGATATTCAAGTGGATACGGTGGAGGCAGCTTTGGTGCTGGATCAGGATTTGGTGGCAGCTCTGTCAAGTTCTCCAGCGGTGGTGGATCATCCAGTGCTGTGAAGGGCTACTCTGTGACAACATCTTCCAGCAGAAGCAGCCAAAGATACTAA